The DNA segment ACATCGCCGCGCTTAGCACCCGTCAATGGGTCATTGCCGCACTTGGCCTCGCCTCGGGCATGGGCACCGCTTTGCTGCTTCACTGAGCGCCCCGGAACAGCCGGGTTGCCACGGCCATAAACGCCGTTACACCTTCCCCCTGATTTCATCCGGCGGCCTTCCCGCCCTTTGATCAAATGGGGGTCTTTCACCACATGAATCTGGTCTTCTTGGCGATTGCCTGCGGCGTTATCGCGCTGCTTTACGGCATCCTTACCAGCCAGCAGGTGCTTCGCGCCTCGCCCGGCAACGCACGCATGGTCGAAGTGGCCGAGGCGATCCAGGAAGGCGCCTCCGCCTACCTGCGCCGCCAATATACCGCCATCACCGTCGTCGGCGTCGCGGTTGCCGTCCTGGTCTACCTGTTCCTTGGCGGGCTCAGCGCTGCGGGGTTCGCCGTCGGCGCGATCCTGTCGGGGGTCGCCGGATTCATCGGCATGAACATTTCCGTTCGGGCCAATGTGCGCACGGCCGAAGCCGCGCGCATCGGCCTCCAGAACGGCCTGACGGTGGCGTTTCGCGCCGGAGCCGTCACCGGCATGCTGGTTGCGGGCCTCGCGCTGCTTGCGATTGCCGTCCTCTTTTATGTCCTGACCGGACCGATGGGCATGGCGCCGAATGACCGTCAGGTCGTCACTGCGTTGACCGCGCTCGCGCTCGGCGCCTCGCTGGTGTCGATCTTCGCGCGTCTCGGCGGCGGCATTTTCACCAAGGCCGCTGACGTCGGCGCCGACCTGGTCGGCAAGGTCGAAGCCGGCATTCCGGAGGACGACCCCCGCAACCCGGCGGTGATCGCCGATAATGTGGGCGACAATGTCGGGGATTGCGCCGGCATGGCCGCCGACCTGTTCGAAACCTATGTCGTGACCGTCGGCATCACCATGGTGATGATCGCACTGCTGGTATCGGGCGCGCAGCTCCTCCCGCTGATGAGCCTGCCGCTGCTGATCGGCGGCGTTTGCATCATTACGTCGATCATTGGCACCTACATGGTCCGGCTGGGGAAGAAAGAATCCATCATGGGGGCCCTCTACAAGGGCTTCTGGACCACGACCGCGCTTGCGGTTCCGGCGATCTGGTTTGCCGCGACCTATGCCCTGGGCGACCTCAACCAGACCATCGCCACCACCGGCGGCCTCAGCTTCCCGGCGATCAACCTGGTCTGGGCGAGCTTCGTTGGCCTCGCGGTCACTGCCCTCATCGTGTGGATCACCGAATATTACACCGGCACCAACTATCGGCCGGTCAAGTCAATCGCCAAGGCGTCGCAGACCGGCCATGGCACCAACGTCATCCAAGGCCTGGCGATTAGCCTGGAATCGACCGCATTGCCGACCATCGTCATCATCGCCGGCGTGATCACCAGCTTCCAGCTGGCTGGACTCCTCGGCGTCGCGTTCGCGGCGTCGGCCATGCTCGCGCTGGCGGGAATGGTCGTCGCGCTCGATGCCTATGGCCCGGTTACCGACAATGCCGGCGGTATCGCCGAAATGTCGGGGCTTGAGGATGAGGTTCGTCATCGCACCGATGCGCTCGACGCGGTTGGCAACACCACCAAGGCGGTGACCAAGGGCTATGCGATCGGTTCCGCCGGGCTCGCGGCCCTGGTGCTGTTCAGCGCGTTCACCGAAGACCTGCGCGTCTTCGGAAGCGAGATCGGTGTTACCTCCGACCTCAACACGATGTTCAGCCTTACCAATCCCTATGTCATCGT comes from the Sphingomonas xanthus genome and includes:
- a CDS encoding sodium-translocating pyrophosphatase — protein: MNLVFLAIACGVIALLYGILTSQQVLRASPGNARMVEVAEAIQEGASAYLRRQYTAITVVGVAVAVLVYLFLGGLSAAGFAVGAILSGVAGFIGMNISVRANVRTAEAARIGLQNGLTVAFRAGAVTGMLVAGLALLAIAVLFYVLTGPMGMAPNDRQVVTALTALALGASLVSIFARLGGGIFTKAADVGADLVGKVEAGIPEDDPRNPAVIADNVGDNVGDCAGMAADLFETYVVTVGITMVMIALLVSGAQLLPLMSLPLLIGGVCIITSIIGTYMVRLGKKESIMGALYKGFWTTTALAVPAIWFAATYALGDLNQTIATTGGLSFPAINLVWASFVGLAVTALIVWITEYYTGTNYRPVKSIAKASQTGHGTNVIQGLAISLESTALPTIVIIAGVITSFQLAGLLGVAFAASAMLALAGMVVALDAYGPVTDNAGGIAEMSGLEDEVRHRTDALDAVGNTTKAVTKGYAIGSAGLAALVLFSAFTEDLRVFGSEIGVTSDLNTMFSLTNPYVIVGLLLGALLPYLFGAMAMTAVGRAGGAVVEEVRGQFRDNPGIMDGSVRPNYARTVDLVTKAAIKEMIIPSLLPVLAPIVVYFVIGAVAGQENGLAATGALLLGVIVSGLFVAISMTSGGGAWDNAKKYIEDGNFGGKGSEAHKAAVTGDTVGDPYKDTAGPAVNPMIKITNIVALLLLAALAGHGAA